From Bacillus sp. Bos-x628, the proteins below share one genomic window:
- a CDS encoding pro-sigmaK processing inhibitor BofA family protein yields MEPVIVIGSILLAVLLLFMSGVQANPFKWLGLIGVKFVAGALFLFCLNLFGESLGLHVTINPVTSGISGLLGIPGVAALVVIEKFII; encoded by the coding sequence ATGGAACCTGTTATTGTCATTGGTTCAATTTTGCTGGCAGTATTACTGCTATTTATGTCAGGTGTTCAAGCGAATCCGTTCAAATGGTTAGGGCTTATCGGAGTTAAATTTGTGGCAGGCGCACTTTTTTTATTTTGTCTCAATTTATTTGGTGAGAGTTTAGGACTTCATGTCACCATTAATCCTGTAACAAGTGGAATTAGTGGTTTATTAGGCATTCCTGGTGTAGCGGCTTTAGTTGTAATTGAAAAGTTTATTATTTAA
- a CDS encoding YaaL family protein, whose product MGFLRRKSIRKEFDEKLIQQLFKQKEEWNRQKKLVANSVEPSPDILFELKLAQAKYFFYLREAKKRNLRLNNWR is encoded by the coding sequence ATGGGTTTTCTTCGCAGAAAATCAATTCGAAAAGAATTCGATGAGAAATTAATTCAACAGCTTTTTAAGCAAAAGGAAGAATGGAACAGACAAAAAAAGCTTGTCGCAAATAGCGTTGAGCCTTCACCGGACATTCTATTCGAATTAAAGCTTGCTCAAGCGAAGTACTTTTTCTATCTAAGAGAAGCGAAAAAGAGAAATTTACGTTTAAACAACTGGAGGTAG
- the recR gene encoding recombination protein RecR gives MQYPEPISKLIDSFMKLPGIGPKTAVRLAFFVLSMQEDVVLDFAKALVNAKRNLTYCSVCGHITDQDPCYICEDTRRDQSVICVVQDPKDVIAMEKMKEYNGLYHVLHGAISPMDGIGPEDIKIPDLLKRLQDDQVTEVILATNPNIEGEATAMYISRLLKPSGIKLSRIAHGLPVGGDLEYADEVTLSKALEGRREM, from the coding sequence ATGCAATATCCTGAACCAATATCAAAGCTGATTGATAGCTTTATGAAATTGCCAGGAATCGGACCGAAAACTGCAGTCCGTCTGGCTTTTTTTGTTCTTAGTATGCAGGAAGATGTCGTTTTAGATTTTGCGAAGGCACTGGTGAATGCAAAGCGTAATCTAACATATTGCTCGGTTTGCGGCCATATCACAGATCAGGATCCCTGCTATATTTGTGAAGATACAAGAAGGGATCAATCAGTTATCTGTGTAGTACAGGATCCAAAAGATGTGATCGCAATGGAAAAGATGAAGGAATATAACGGCTTATATCATGTGCTTCATGGTGCAATTTCGCCTATGGACGGAATTGGCCCAGAGGATATTAAAATTCCTGACTTATTAAAAAGACTGCAAGACGACCAAGTAACAGAGGTAATTCTTGCAACCAATCCAAACATAGAAGGAGAAGCTACAGCAATGTATATCTCTAGATTGTTGAAACCATCAGGAATTAAACTCTCTCGTATTGCTCATGGTCTTCCAGTGGGTGGGGATTTGGAGTATGCTGATGAAGTCACACTTTCTAAGGCTCTAGAAGGCAGACGTGAGATGTAG
- a CDS encoding YbaB/EbfC family nucleoid-associated protein — translation MRGGMGNMQKMMKQMQKMQKDMAKAQEELAEKVLEGTAGGGMVTVKVNGQKEVVDVAINEEVVDPEDIDMLQDLVLAATNDALKKVDELTNETMGKFTKGMNMPGLF, via the coding sequence ATGCGCGGTGGAATGGGAAATATGCAAAAAATGATGAAACAAATGCAAAAAATGCAAAAAGATATGGCTAAGGCTCAAGAAGAGCTTGCAGAAAAGGTACTAGAAGGTACGGCAGGTGGCGGTATGGTCACTGTAAAAGTAAATGGACAAAAAGAAGTGGTTGATGTTGCAATTAATGAAGAAGTGGTTGATCCGGAAGATATCGATATGCTTCAAGATCTCGTACTAGCAGCGACAAATGATGCATTGAAAAAAGTTGATGAACTAACTAATGAGACAATGGGTAAATTCACAAAAGGAATGAACATGCCGGGTTTATTCTAG
- the dnaX gene encoding DNA polymerase III subunit gamma/tau, which yields MSYQALYRVFRPQVFEDVVGQEHVTKTLQNALLQKKFSHAYLFSGPRGTGKTSAAKIFAKAVNCEKSPVSEPCNECDACKGITTGSISDVIEIDAASNNGVDEIRDIRDKVKFAPSAVTYKVYIIDEVHMLSIGAFNALLKTLEEPPAHCIFILATTEPHKIPLTIISRCQRFDFKRITTKDIVGRMEKIVAAESLNVQQGSLEIIASAADGGMRDALSLLDQAISFSGEQLTIDDALLITGSVSQHFISQLAEAIFDQNIALALDTLNELLQQGKDATKLIEDMIFYFRDMLLYKTAPDLQGVLEKVKVDEKFVSLSNRVTPQFLYETIEVLNKSQQEMKWTNHPRIFFEVAVVKLCQSTVGMSQSADSSDLKTLTDKIDRLEQELSRLRTERVSVSQSQSQQEQKEAPRPQTSHKNGYRAPVGRIHEILKEAKRPELEKIKSQWGELLAQLKQQNKVSHAALLNDSEPVAAAPHAFVLKFKFEIHCKMVAEDKSGVRTNLEHLLESMLGKRVELVGVPDSQWGKIREEFLRDHQPDEQADGQSISAEEDPFIAEAKKLVGPDLIEIKD from the coding sequence GTGAGTTATCAAGCTTTATATCGAGTGTTCAGGCCTCAAGTTTTTGAGGATGTTGTTGGACAAGAACACGTCACAAAAACGTTGCAAAATGCCCTTTTGCAGAAAAAGTTTTCTCATGCCTACTTATTTTCAGGTCCAAGAGGAACAGGTAAAACGAGTGCTGCTAAGATCTTTGCAAAGGCAGTTAACTGCGAAAAATCACCTGTTAGTGAACCGTGTAATGAGTGTGATGCCTGTAAAGGGATTACAACCGGTTCAATCTCAGACGTTATTGAAATAGATGCGGCCTCTAATAACGGGGTAGATGAAATTAGAGATATACGTGATAAAGTGAAATTTGCTCCTTCAGCGGTTACATATAAGGTATATATTATAGATGAGGTACATATGCTCTCCATCGGAGCATTTAATGCCCTCCTTAAAACGCTAGAGGAACCGCCTGCTCATTGTATATTTATTTTGGCTACCACAGAGCCTCATAAAATCCCCCTTACAATAATATCCCGCTGTCAGCGATTTGATTTCAAACGCATTACGACAAAAGATATTGTTGGAAGAATGGAGAAAATTGTAGCTGCAGAAAGTCTAAATGTACAACAAGGTTCACTTGAAATTATCGCTAGTGCAGCAGATGGCGGTATGCGGGACGCATTGAGCTTACTGGATCAAGCGATTTCATTTAGTGGAGAACAACTGACAATTGATGATGCGCTACTTATTACAGGTTCCGTATCTCAGCATTTTATCAGTCAGCTTGCTGAAGCCATTTTTGATCAAAATATTGCATTAGCATTAGACACATTAAATGAATTGCTCCAACAAGGGAAAGATGCTACTAAATTAATAGAGGACATGATTTTTTATTTCAGAGACATGCTGCTTTATAAAACGGCACCAGATCTTCAGGGAGTACTGGAGAAGGTAAAGGTTGACGAAAAGTTTGTGTCGCTCTCCAATCGTGTTACACCTCAGTTCCTTTATGAAACGATTGAAGTTCTAAATAAAAGTCAGCAAGAGATGAAATGGACCAATCATCCAAGAATTTTCTTTGAGGTAGCAGTTGTTAAGCTTTGTCAGTCAACGGTAGGAATGTCACAATCCGCTGACAGCTCTGATCTAAAAACATTAACGGATAAAATAGACAGGCTGGAGCAGGAACTGTCAAGGCTGAGAACAGAGCGTGTATCTGTTTCTCAATCTCAAAGTCAGCAAGAACAGAAGGAAGCACCTAGACCTCAAACGAGTCACAAAAATGGTTATCGTGCACCTGTTGGTCGAATTCATGAAATTTTAAAAGAAGCGAAGCGACCCGAATTAGAAAAAATAAAAAGTCAATGGGGAGAACTTCTTGCCCAGCTAAAACAACAAAATAAGGTGTCTCATGCCGCACTTTTAAATGATAGTGAACCAGTTGCGGCAGCACCGCACGCCTTTGTTTTAAAATTTAAATTTGAAATACATTGTAAAATGGTTGCTGAAGACAAAAGTGGCGTTCGAACCAATCTTGAACACTTGCTAGAGTCTATGCTAGGAAAAAGAGTGGAATTAGTTGGCGTTCCTGACTCCCAATGGGGTAAAATAAGAGAAGAATTTTTAAGAGATCATCAGCCAGATGAACAAGCAGATGGTCAATCGATTTCCGCTGAAGAGGATCCATTTATTGCGGAAGCAAAAAAATTAGTAGGACCCGATTTGATTGAGATTAAAGATTAA
- the tadA gene encoding tRNA adenosine(34) deaminase TadA translates to MNKDEQFMQEAIIEALKAEQIGEVPIGAVLVIDDQIVSRAHNLRENEQRSIAHAELLAIDEACKHTGSWRLEEAVLYVTLEPCPMCAGAIVLSRVKKVVFGAYDPKGGCAGTLMNLLNDDRFNHQSEVIGGVLEKECSELLSQFFRKLRQQKKQVKSK, encoded by the coding sequence ATGAATAAAGATGAACAGTTTATGCAAGAAGCCATTATTGAAGCATTAAAAGCAGAGCAAATAGGTGAAGTGCCAATTGGTGCAGTTTTAGTGATAGACGATCAGATTGTGAGCCGTGCTCATAATTTAAGGGAAAATGAGCAGCGTTCAATTGCACATGCAGAATTGCTTGCAATCGATGAAGCGTGTAAACATACTGGGAGCTGGCGGCTTGAAGAAGCAGTTCTTTATGTCACGCTTGAACCATGCCCAATGTGTGCAGGAGCTATTGTGCTATCAAGAGTGAAAAAAGTAGTGTTTGGCGCATACGATCCCAAAGGTGGATGTGCAGGTACTTTAATGAATTTGCTAAATGATGATCGGTTCAATCATCAGTCCGAAGTGATTGGTGGTGTACTAGAAAAAGAATGTAGTGAGTTATTAAGTCAATTCTTTCGAAAGCTCCGTCAGCAAAAGAAACAGGTGAAAAGTAAATGA
- a CDS encoding isochorismatase family cysteine hydrolase translates to MSNHQKALLIIDMINNFDFNMGHVLAEKTKQITTKILALKQLAFKKKWPIIYINDHYGIWKADIQAVIKKCENERSRPILEKIAPSSHDYFLIKPKHSAFYGTALETLLNELGVQEIILTGIAGNICVLFTANDAYMREFNLIVPKDCIASNNNRDNDYALTMMKNVLLANITTAKDIMNENQT, encoded by the coding sequence TTGTCCAATCATCAAAAGGCACTTCTTATCATCGACATGATTAATAATTTTGATTTTAACATGGGGCATGTTCTGGCTGAAAAAACAAAGCAAATAACCACTAAAATTTTAGCTCTTAAACAGCTCGCTTTCAAGAAGAAATGGCCAATTATATATATCAACGATCACTATGGCATTTGGAAAGCTGATATTCAAGCTGTCATAAAAAAGTGTGAAAATGAAAGAAGCCGCCCAATTTTAGAGAAAATCGCTCCATCAAGCCATGATTACTTCTTAATCAAACCTAAGCATTCCGCTTTCTATGGAACAGCACTGGAGACACTATTAAATGAGCTAGGTGTTCAGGAAATTATTTTAACGGGTATTGCAGGCAACATTTGCGTACTTTTCACTGCAAACGATGCTTATATGCGGGAATTCAATCTGATCGTACCTAAAGATTGTATCGCTTCAAATAACAATAGAGACAACGACTATGCTTTAACAATGATGAAGAACGTTCTTCTTGCAAATATCACTACCGCTAAGGATATCATGAATGAAAATCAAACATGA
- a CDS encoding glycoside hydrolase family 18 protein → MIIQIYVVKRGDTLSEIALRFKTTVNEIIRTNDIQTPNQLVVGQTIVIPIRGQFYEVKQNDTLYTIGRRFQISVEELARVNRIQSGAILPIRFLLYIPERPKRNIHSNAYIEPRGNQVSENLKQAAREASPYLTHLGVFSFQAKRDGTLREPPLDQLPQIAAQSRTVLTMAITNLENEKFSDELGRTLLTNQAVKTTFLNEIVRVARKYQFKEIHFDFEYLRPADKDAYIKFLKEATSRLHREGWTISVALAPKTSSEQKGKWYEAHDYAAIGQIVDHVVLMTYEWGYSGGPAQAVSPIGPVRQVIEYALTVVPANKIVMGQNLYGYDWTLPFVPGGPFAKAVSPQQAIAIARDHNVSILYDETAQAPYFRYTDANNKQHEVWFEDARSIQAKFNLIKELNLNGIAYWKLGLSFPQNWLLLSDQFNIEKRTTS, encoded by the coding sequence TTGATCATCCAAATTTATGTTGTCAAAAGAGGAGATACCTTAAGTGAAATTGCATTACGTTTCAAAACAACTGTAAACGAAATCATTCGTACCAACGACATCCAAACACCTAATCAACTTGTCGTTGGACAAACAATTGTCATCCCAATTAGAGGGCAATTTTATGAGGTAAAGCAAAATGACACTCTTTATACAATTGGAAGGAGGTTTCAAATTTCCGTAGAGGAATTGGCTCGTGTGAACAGAATTCAATCTGGAGCTATACTCCCTATACGCTTTTTACTGTATATTCCTGAAAGACCAAAAAGAAATATTCATTCAAATGCCTATATTGAACCACGTGGAAATCAAGTCAGTGAGAATTTAAAGCAGGCAGCTAGAGAAGCTTCGCCATACTTAACACATTTAGGCGTCTTTAGTTTCCAAGCCAAAAGAGACGGAACACTTCGAGAACCGCCATTAGATCAACTACCTCAGATTGCCGCTCAGAGCAGAACGGTTTTAACTATGGCTATTACTAATCTAGAAAATGAAAAATTCAGTGATGAACTTGGGCGTACCCTTTTAACAAATCAAGCTGTCAAAACAACATTTTTAAATGAAATCGTTCGTGTTGCTAGAAAGTATCAATTTAAAGAAATTCATTTTGATTTTGAATACTTACGCCCTGCTGATAAAGATGCCTATATTAAATTTTTAAAAGAAGCTACCTCTCGCCTTCACCGAGAGGGGTGGACAATTTCTGTAGCACTTGCTCCTAAAACAAGTAGTGAACAAAAAGGGAAATGGTACGAAGCCCATGACTATGCAGCTATCGGTCAGATCGTCGATCATGTTGTATTAATGACCTACGAATGGGGGTATAGTGGTGGACCTGCACAAGCAGTTTCTCCAATTGGACCCGTCCGCCAAGTGATTGAATATGCGTTGACTGTCGTGCCAGCCAATAAAATTGTGATGGGACAGAATTTATATGGCTATGATTGGACTCTTCCATTTGTCCCAGGTGGCCCATTCGCCAAAGCAGTCAGTCCTCAACAAGCCATCGCTATTGCTAGAGATCATAATGTATCCATTCTTTACGATGAAACGGCACAAGCACCTTATTTCCGTTATACTGATGCGAATAACAAACAACATGAGGTGTGGTTCGAAGACGCAAGATCTATCCAAGCAAAATTCAATCTCATCAAAGAGCTAAACCTTAACGGCATTGCTTATTGGAAACTAGGCTTATCCTTCCCACAAAATTGGCTCTTATTATCAGATCAATTTAATATTGAAAAAAGAACAACATCGTAA
- a CDS encoding deoxynucleoside kinase — MYPAPFIAVEGPIGAGKTTLATMLAKEFQYSLVKEIVEENPFLNKFYEDMGQWSFQLEMFFLCNRFKQLESIQEEYVNKKQPIVTDYHVYKNMIFAERTLSKKHMEKYRKIYHLLTDDLPRPNAIIYIKASLPTLLERIQMRGRSFEEDIDPVYLKNLIEDYELAIEHLKQTDPKLPVITIEGDDTDFVSSQQDYQQIVQKIKEQVL; from the coding sequence ATGTATCCTGCCCCTTTTATTGCAGTGGAAGGCCCAATTGGAGCCGGAAAAACAACTTTGGCTACAATGCTTGCGAAGGAATTTCAATATTCTTTAGTGAAAGAGATTGTAGAAGAAAATCCATTCTTAAATAAATTTTATGAAGATATGGGACAATGGAGCTTTCAGCTTGAGATGTTCTTTTTATGCAACCGGTTTAAACAGTTGGAATCCATTCAAGAAGAATATGTGAATAAGAAGCAGCCGATTGTTACTGACTATCATGTCTATAAAAATATGATTTTTGCAGAAAGAACATTATCAAAAAAACACATGGAAAAATACAGAAAAATCTATCACTTGCTAACAGATGATCTGCCTAGACCTAATGCCATCATTTATATAAAAGCAAGCCTCCCCACCTTACTTGAAAGAATACAGATGAGAGGGCGCTCTTTTGAAGAAGACATCGATCCAGTTTATTTAAAGAATTTAATTGAAGATTATGAATTGGCCATCGAACATTTAAAACAGACTGACCCAAAGCTCCCTGTCATTACAATTGAGGGGGATGATACAGACTTTGTTTCCTCACAGCAGGATTACCAGCAAATTGTACAGAAGATAAAGGAGCAAGTACTATGA